The region TGTGGCTGACGAATTTATAATAGCGGTGGCATGTTGGAATACAGCGTTTGCTTTTGTTCGTACCTTTTGTGCACTTGGCAGGACGTAGGTATCGTGGAAAATGACGAATCTAAATGAAGAGTGGATCCCATCATTCACAAAGTAATTAACGATCTTCTCCTTGGCCCCGTCATCTTTGTctgtgggagaggggagaagTAAGTGGGGGAGAAGTTGGGGTTTAGAGCTGAATGAGAAGAAACAGGTGCCATCTTACAGGTGACATGAAgtatgttgtgttttcagacTCTGTGTGCAGAGCTGTGCCAGACTGGCGTTAGAGCTTAATTACGGAGCATGTGACAAACTTGGCACAAACTTACCATCACTGGACTTCTTAATGTCCACCCTCTTACTGACGACATTGACAGCCAGCGTGTAGGCTGTCGATGGGAAGTAGCGGCCCGGCTCACTGATTATTTGGACTTCGGAGCTGACGGGGAAGTACTTGTCCAGAGCGAGATTTATTTCAACGGCAAACTGGAAATGGGGATGTATtggtcaggtcaggtcaggtcatCGGATCATGATGAAAACCCTCTAAGTCGGGCCCTCAACACCAGCAGTAATGCTTGTTCTCTCTAACTGATTGTTAACTGACTGtctgatcaaagtcacttattaGCCTCCACTCACCTGGCATTCAAGTTCAAAACCATTCCCTGTGTGGTGGTAAATAATAGAAACCAGCAGCACTACTGGCCTCCAAAGCCTGATTTGAGCATGCTAAACCTACACATTCATTTCTACAGCGTCGGTGAGTGCAGGCTCACCATCAGCCTTCACATCCACATCAGCCTCTTATGAGACGAGACCTGAGGCTCCCCTGCACACCTGCTGTGTGCTTTCTGAGAGAGTGGAAAAATGATTACCTTTTTAAAGTGAACAACATCGGGAATGTCAAACCCAGGGTATCCTCCACCAATGTCCAGGAAGGTCATTTTGTAGCCAATCGTTGCCTGCAAAACAATCAGCCATGAATGACCCTTTACATCCTTTACACAATACAGactcctaccacacacacaagaccACAGCTCATCAAGCCACAGATGCTTCAGTGTCACAACCATGTAATCAGCTATGACAAATCTCCAGTCCAGTCCTCGATAGTTATGACATCTACTGGTTTCTGGTGTATTTCAGTACTTGAATGGTTCATTCTAATCATGTATTAGATAAGACCCACACATCTTCTTTCTAGGGGCAAAATGTAACTGATTGAAAGATAAGAAAAAATAAGAACAGCCCTCTCAACCTGGAATTTGAGATCGCTGATTTGGGTTTATTGTCAAAATAGTTACCTTTACAACATTGTATGTAATTTATAACAGTAGCTGCCAACTGAGTTGAGCTTTTCACAAGGTGCCAGGTGCTCACCGCCAGGTCAAAGATGCCTTTGGCATTTTCGATGGCCTTCGTGTAGGACACAGGATCCATACAGTAGCTGCCCACGTGGAAGCTGACCCCGATGACGTCCAGGCCCAGCTCCTGTGCACGTTTCAGGAGTGCCGGGCATGTCTCCAGCCTTGCACCGAACTTGGTGCTCATTGAGAAAATGGAATGTGTGTCATCCACAGTAATGCGGAGGACCagcctgaggaagaggaaaggGTGGGAGGGGCCCGGTCAAGGGTGAGTTTTTCCAAAGCAGATGCACAAATGTGGAAACTCAAAGTGTCGGCAGAGTatcgtttttacattttattttttttccatctaaATCTCTGTTATCCATCTAACTATTCATCACCCCAAATATCCTTCCATCCAAATGTTTATCTATCCAAATATCTATCGATACACCCAAGTATCTACCCATGCGAACATGTACAGTTTCTATTATTCATCCATCTAAATATGCATCCATCAGTCTACTCATCCAAGCATCAGCCCTTCATATAgtgcagtatttggacagtgccaCAACTTCTGTTCtcttggctctgtgctccaccacatcggttgggtatttgacaaaaatgtcaatcaatGCATCTCAATAAATATAGTAGTGTACAATATATTAttgttgtgattattgtacttattttttcaaTCTTCTTTAAagttgctatctgaggagagcacaaggagagggagaggtaggagGAGGGTGGCAggtggggggaagtgcaaacaccttTTTTCAGGATACTTTAGTGAGCAAAATACAGTGCTTTACACATCATGAGACCCATACTATCATTTAGTTGTCATGTGCTATTTTGCAGTCTTCAAATGTCCTTTTCgtaaaactgcctagacatagcttagaaaaaacaatgcagaacacTGCATGTGAATGGGACAAAATGTTTATAGATCTATTTGGCTCATGCCTACAAGGGACATTTGCTTACCATAACTCAGATCTTACAGGGAAATAGTTAATTTCATTGGCTTATAATCAAGCAGCACCACAACCACTGATTCAAGATTAGCCAAAGGGGAAGATTGCTGTAAATTGAATCACATTTTCTGTacttgagaagaaaaaaagattgtcaGTCTCAATACATGACTagaacacttgttaagacatttTTTCCAGTGTATGGGTACTGGCTCGACTGGGCTAGTGGCATCTGCTACACCTTATTGTTGAGCCCTAAATATATTTATGGGTTAAATTTTTCTTAAAAAGGGGGTGGAGTACAAATCAGAAAAGAGAGAACAATATCACTCACTTGGGATTTACACAGCATTGGGCGATCTTAACAAGCTCTGCCTCGTTGTCAAAGGTCATCTTCTGGATCCCATGGGCAACAGCGTATTTGAGGTGGGAGGGCTGCTTGATGGTGTTGGCATAGATGATCCTGCTGGGGTCCACCCCAAGAGACGTTATGAGATGCATCTCATACTAAAAGGGGAATGGGGCAAAGGCAAAAACAGGATCACAGGGCATCCCGAGTGGTTCAGATTAGGACAACAAATGTTGAACTGCAGTCTATTGCATGAATGAACTAGCAGACTACTAATAAGCAAGCCTGAGAAGACACAATATCATTTGTATCCTGATAAAGGAGTcaaaaatatgtacatttaaatCACTGCCATGTATATTTTATCATGTAAACAATGTCTATTTTatcttcatttaattatttaaaatcagTGTTTAATATGCGTAAACTCCCCACATAGCTGACATCATTTGGACAAGATGGCAGATGGCACCATATAAATTGAATTAATCCAAACAGAATCTTTGTCTAGTTTTTGCACCATGGTGAACGCAGTAGTCCCCGTTTGCACAAGCAGCAGTGAGAAGTTGTGAATTCACCACGCTGTCAATCTCATTTTGAAATAGACATGAATACATAAATGAGTGCATCAGGTATTCCAGTGAGCCTCTTATGCAGAAGGAAACTATGAGGGAGCTTAATTGTGTGACAAAAGCTGCAGGGTCTCGAATTGACATCATTTTGCTTGAAAACATTTCATACTGCTACATTTTCTCTCATATTTACTAATTAGCCAGATCAAATTGCTGAGGACACAATCATGCATACACTGACACTCTTCTGGCTTGGGGTTAGTACCTTGCTGGCGCAGTCGAACCCCGTCTGCAGGGCCGCAAGGGTcttgacaatgggagggctgTCATTGCACTTAACGGCGTAGAAGGGCGTGACTCGAGGTATCTCACGTACCCACAACAGGTACCTCCTCACCACCTCCCCCAGGTCCGCCACAAAGAAGGCCTCTTTGTACTCCTAGGGACGAAACTCGAGGTCAAGGACAACAGACAGGCACAAAGTGGAACGGCATCAAAGCACCAGCAGCGAGGCAAGATGCCAAACCATGGATCTCAAATTCTGGTTGGGGTAGATCTGCCAGCGTCTGCTGGTTTCAAATGCTTAACCCTAGTGTTGTCtcaagggtcaaaaatgacctgccactatgtttaacagcagaggaaACCCCcgaaatgatcttttttcaacttgaaatttgatgacacattttgtgatgagtgacaggctgTTTTTTATAccgaatgttaagactacacaagggttaactcAAGGAACTGAGCGGCTGAAGTCCAGACAACTTGTTTCCAAGGCCTGACCAGCAGCCTTCCAGGACAGCTCAAGCTCTCTCACCTCCACACGCAACATGTCGATCTTCTGATCGATGACGTCCTGGACAGAAGTCCCATCCTCCAGCAAGGTGAAGCCAAAGTCCTCTGGAGTGAAGGTAGTCATGGTCTCACAGGTTCTTTTATTTGCTTCTTGGTTTCGGATTTCAAAAACTATCTGCAAAGGCAAGCGAATATGTTGAAGTGTAATTTTAGATATTTGATTGAAGTTATTTTAAAGCGCTTCTCCCCACACCACCAACTGCACCCCAGATCAGATCAATGAAGTACATAACTGTGTGCCCTTTTCTGAAGCATGCATTCAGACAAGGTCATACCCTACAATGTATTCGTACATAGAATAAGATTTCCTCATGCACAGAACAGAAACGCAGGTACCACACATACCTACCTAAGGTTGTagctaaccccactggcaccgctgatgcatgctcagtgccaccggtcaagTGTGGATTTCTTAATAACCACTATCCTTATCCAGCACCCATCTCCAGAATGAAACACTTCCCGATGATGCCAGCCCTCCGCGTTATATCTGATTATATGCCTGAAGGTGAAAGCGCATTTTTTAATCTAGATTTAAATGTTGAGACTGTCTGGCTCCATCATAGGGTGTTCCACAGTAGTGGAGCTATGTGTAAGAAGACTCTACCAACCGTCAGCTTTGATACTCTCGGGACTACCAGGTTGCCTGCATTTTCAGAACGGAGGGACACAGTGGTCTTATAGGGTAAAAACAGGTTAGTTATGTGAGCAGGTGCATGACCATGCAAAGCTATGAAAGTCAGATGCAGATgtgttgtgtgcctgtgcctgtctgtgaaCACCTTCAGGCCCAGTGAAGTCAGGAACCAAAACCACATGCACTTCAAAATGTTAAAGAGCCCAAATTGAAGCCAGACCAATAATCAAACAATCTCTAATCTGaaccaaataaaatgtcattataattctttcagattGAAAATAGGTTTGAAGATTGTCTTGAGACATTTTTTTCCATCACCACTACCCAACAGGCATTATTGTGCCAATTTTGGATTGATCaagaaaaattatgaaatttcaggatctaagaatgagatttgtgatgcaATACCTGCCCCTGaagcttataacaagaaaatggctcaaacactctcctggatacGGAGTAAAGGTTGGCAAAGTTTTatgatgataggatgactatgcactgaggtaggttcaaccctaatttggtatAATCAAAGATCTAATTGAAATCAGTGTGATCTAATGGATGGTCCTTGCTATGGACCATGGGGCAGGTTAATTTCCCATTGATAGGGATTTCATTAGCGCTTTCAAATAGAAGTTGAGTTGAAGTGCATTTCATGGGCATGGGATTGGCCATAGAAAAATCATACTAAATGTTCCGTATTTGAAGTATTTTGTCCCCACAGAAATGTGAGACTATTGGGTAAAAGTACACAAACTAAATACTTAAGTAAAGTACAAATCCCTCAAAATAGTACTTACTCAATCACTTTCCACCCCTGGTCATTTGGAATTAAGTGTTGTAAAACTACCTGTCCTGACTGTCAACTTTTAGCACAGAGATGATTTCAACCCTAGAGGGTGGTAGTGTTTTCATTAAAATTGCTTTTCCGATCTTTCCCTCAGCAGCCAATGTAGGCAcatggcaaatggtaaatggttggcatttatatagcgcctttttccaaagcactgtacaattgatgcttctcattcacccattcatacacactcacacaccagtggcaattggctgccttgcaaggcaccaaccagctcgtcaggagcatttggcggttaggtgtcttgcttagggacacttcgacacagcccgggcgggggatcgaaccggcaaccctctgactgccagacgactgctctgactgcctgagccatgccgccaTAAAACAAGGTGTGGGACCTTGGCAATAAAaatgacttaaattaagcaATTAATCACCTACAGTCAACAATGTTTTTagctaaaacacacaaacattatggaatgcgaacctgtggtatatcgtggatactGGAACAGCTAGCAGGGTGGTTAGACCAAAACGCACCCCCTAGTAATGCTGCCCTCACACTATATGCAGAACTAGACAGCTAGCTAACAGTTCTTCAAGAGTCTTCAATAAGGCACATATGTTAATTGAAAACTTCAGAAAACAAGAGACTAATTGAAAATACattgcactgtatataattacAATCAACATTTATGCTTGTGTTGTTCTTATCCTTCTTATCTTTAAATTGGTTTCATATTCACAACTTCACCTTGAATTCTTTACACCACTGTTGCAACTGCCTGTTCGCAATTTCACAGAAAAGTTTTTCAATGCTGAAATCATTTTAGGccacacatcacacaatttagccaacatagccAGCTTCTCTATTTTGTACGGGGTGACagccaaaaaaggaaaagattatAGATAATTGAGCGCTGTCCGTTTACAAACCACCATTTCAGGACCTCACAGAGCTAGTAACGTTAGCAATCTACCAAAACATTACAGAGCTTATGGCGATTACCTATCTGGATGcaaagcccagtctccaccaaacagctgAAAGTCTTTAGAAGAACGTTTTATCGGTGAgaactgtccagttttagaaCGTTGGTTCTCTGCAGCAGGCGTTTCAAAAACTGGGCATGTCAAGTCTTAAGCCCAGGGTTTTATAACAATTAGTGATTTAACGTAGGCTAATGGTTAACTTGGGTCATCATGAAAACAGTTAACTAAACAGATATTTCTTAACTCGGCGTTTTGGTGTGGACTGCCAAGTTTTGCGATTTAAACACGGATGCTCCGAGATTTCTCTAGTCTTGTCTCGGCTGTTTGTTGGAGACTGGGCTTTACGTTACTGTACTTTACAAAACCATTTATATCAgatgccatttcacaattttgaaatgcaaataatgttAGCTTTATTGAcatcacaaataataataataataataataataataataataataacctgtTTAACTTGTATCGCAGTGCTGGCTTTGGTCTGTCTTCCAGCAGCGTATTCATGCAGAACAGTGATTAGGCTTGACCTGAGGTGGGTTCAAGACGGTGAACGTTAACGGCTTGTTTACAGcagttactgtt is a window of Conger conger chromosome 1, fConCon1.1, whole genome shotgun sequence DNA encoding:
- the LOC133140407 gene encoding ornithine decarboxylase 1-like, whose protein sequence is MTTFTPEDFGFTLLEDGTSVQDVIDQKIDMLRVEEYKEAFFVADLGEVVRRYLLWVREIPRVTPFYAVKCNDSPPIVKTLAALQTGFDCASKYEMHLITSLGVDPSRIIYANTIKQPSHLKYAVAHGIQKMTFDNEAELVKIAQCCVNPKLVLRITVDDTHSIFSMSTKFGARLETCPALLKRAQELGLDVIGVSFHVGSYCMDPVSYTKAIENAKGIFDLAATIGYKMTFLDIGGGYPGFDIPDVVHFKKFAVEINLALDKYFPVSSEVQIISEPGRYFPSTAYTLAVNVVSKRVDIKKSSDDKDDGAKEKIVNYFVNDGIHSSFRFVIFHDTYVLPSAQKKSKPGECVYPSTIYGQTCDGHDLIVEEYNLPDIQVGKWMIFYHMGAYSITTATNFNGFPKPKTKFVMAPVLWQQLQKISAAKGDQAQLQAICLNADLDAVCTVMPGPSRKRSA